The sequence below is a genomic window from Brettanomyces bruxellensis chromosome 9, complete sequence.
TTTATTGGTAGTGACAGACAGCTAGGGACCCCTTTTGCTCCATTTCTTACACCCGAAGAGTCTTATTTTTGCGCTCATCTATGATTACCtcattttaatttaattttttttttttgtattcttGTCGCTAATACGTAATTAAACGGCTCTTAAGTCCTAATAATGTCCGAGAAAACGATATTGTTATTCGCATATAATTATGGAACTATATACATTCATACAGCAGTTTCCtaatgatattttttcattcgaAATAATTTACACAACGaacgataaaaaaagtctATTGTATGACCATAATGTATTACAACATCACTAATGATTGTACTCATAAAGATCACCCAATTTGTTGGCATAGTATGTTGGCTTTTGCTTTGGATCTAAAGCTTCTAACGTCTCTGGAGTCTCTATACCACTAAGAACTAGTAACGTTGATAATCCATTGTTTAATCCAAACAAAATATCAGTGTCAAAGCGATCTCCAATCATGATAGAACGGGACTTGTCAATGTTCTGCGACTTTATGATTGCGTCCATCATTCCTTTGCTTGGCTTACCACAGATAATTCCCTCTCTGTTCACGCAGGTTTCCACGGCTTTAACTACCATTCCAGCTCCTGGTAATAATGCTCCCTTACCTGGGAAGGTAGAGTCAGGGTTTGTGGCAACAAAGTAGATATTTGGGTTAAGCAAATACTGCATTGTGACAGCGATTCTGTGATAATTATCTTCGGATCCAATCCAACAACAACGGCACCTACCTCTGGATCAATATTGTTAATTGGATCAGTTTTATCCTCCATATTCAAAGGCCGATCTAATGCTGGTAGGTGTGTACCACCTAGTGTTTGGTAGCCGGCATCCTGTAATTCAATCTCAAGTCCATCAGCACCTTCAACCCAaacttttttatcctttggAAGTTTAAGTATATCTCTCAAATAGACAGCAGAAGCATATGAACTTCCGAATACTTCACTCTCAGAGACCGTTAAACCGAACTTTTCAAACTTCTTCGAATATTGGAGTCTAGACTTTGTGGCATTATTCGtaacaaaaatcaaattcttgTTATGCTTACGTAGCATTTTCAACGTCTCTGCTACCTTTGGAAGCAAACTTGATTCACGCCATAGGACACCATCacaatcaaaaagaaagttgtcGTATTTGTCCAAGATTTCTTGTGCAActgcttttgaagaaacttTAACAGTCATTTTGATAATCTGCGTTTACGTACAATTCGCAATTTCACGTTTTTGAACTCTATGACTTGTGCAGTGGGATGTCGGGAAAATGACTTACTTAAATACTACTAACTTGGGTCGTTAAGATCTTgcatgaaataaatttacctaataaaaaaagtgtgCGCACGAGCCCAGATCGGTGTTACTGCCTGATTCAGACCACACCGATGAATAAATCGGAACGGTTAACCATCCTCCGGAAAAACATTGGCTCTACGATTGAAAAATAGTGGAAGTTTTCGAATTAATGTAAGGGTGTTCAATGTTCATGttgtgtaaggatgcaATTATGGTTTTCTGAAATCATTATGCATTTCACCTGATCCCATCCCCCACctattgaaaaataaaaaatggcaGCGAATTAATTATCCAACTGTAAGCATATCAAATTCcgaatttatatttatgaACCCTTATTTAATATGGATTATTTCCTCGAGTGAATAAACCTAGGTGATacaaatttcaaagaatataataaaaaagtatggGTAGACAAGATTTACCACCAATCAAAGGTTACGAGCCTATTCAATGGAAGAGAAATCTGCCATCTAGGGGTTTCAGACCAAGTATTTGGTTAGGTATGCTAATTGGACTTTCCTCGTATGGTTTCTATAAGTTAATTCAAGGAAACAGGGAAAATATCGAACTTTCAAGAGAAAAATTGTGGGCAAGAATCAACTTGATCCCATTACTTCAAGCTGAGCAGGATCGAGATGTCGTCAGAAGGACATTGAGCTATTATAACAGGGAAGCTGAGATAATGAAGGATGTTCCATGGTGGGAGGTTAGGAACACATACAGTGACAAAAATGAGTTTCAACCTCCTCATACTGTTCTCGTTGGTAAACAATTAGATAAAAATCATGGTATTTACAATGGAAACTCGAGAAATAGATGGGGCCCCGATGACAGTCCAAAGAAGGAAACCAGCAGCTAAGGAATGATTCTTCCTCATTGGAAATTGTAATGAAGGAATTACTCCAAAAGTAATATGAAACTACAAATGCTTTTAAATGCTTGTGCACGGTGGTCGTATGTTAACTCATTTCGGATAATCCGCTTGatctttacttttattgtGCTGATCgcacttcttcttttgctcaGAGAACTGCGGGAAAATGATGTACgtactttatttattaactttatttattcacaAAATTTTATATGAGGTCATGTAGAGGAAACGCCGAAGAGAATGAATGTATGGAGATAGCCGGATTCTTTTTCCCATACCCCCACCCCTTCTTTGCTCATTTGCCGATTTTGACATTTTTGCCGTCTCGTATACGGCAAATTTTCGAGCGCTCTTATCTTGAACATgttaattattattaggcttcttcccttttttttttatcttacGTATCGCAGgtaaaaatcaaatttatttttctttttcgcCGTGATTGGAGAGGGAAAGGGAGCATTAACAAATGAAGATACCTGGGTGCATCTAACTCGAGAAATAAATATCCTGTTCTTTCTCAGTTTCTACACAAGCATACACTCCCTAAACCTCTTCGGAATATAAGATTTGTTTAAGCGGTACTTTTATTGTGGATTGGAAAACTGATTCGTACTAAAAATACCTCTTTATTTAAAATGTCCAACACTAACGTTGGCTTTTTACTCACACTTTCTCTTATTGCCACTCGCTTGTATGCTGTTTTTAATAGTATAATATCAGATTGTGATGAGGTTTATAACTATTGGGAACCACTTAACTTTTTGACCAGGTattttgggaaaaaaaCCTGGGAGTACCAGCCGGAATATTCAATCAGATCGTGGACTTATTTACTTCCTTATGCACTTTTGAAATACCCCTTGAATTGGCTTCAGAAATCTCTTGAACTCTCTGGAGCCTTTGTTCGGGGAGCAATTCCAGCCTactcttatttttatcttgtTCGTTTAGTGCTTGCAGttgctttttcctttgcGGAATGTTACTTGGCTGATGCCCTTACCCTTGTGTCAGGTGAGCTGTCTAATTGGTTTTTGATCTTTGAGATATTCAGTCCCGGTGTGTTTCAAGCTTCTGTGAGTTTGCTTCCAAGTAGCTTTGCACTCATTTTTGGAATGTTTTCTACAGCTTCGATCATTAAATACTTTCGCTATGACATGTTTAGTCATAGAattgaagatgattttgCTCAAAGCatcgaaaaagaaggtGTGTCATCCAAGCaagaagtggaaaataCTGAACATTCGGATTCAATTATTCCTGATTCCACTTCTGATTCTATTGAGACGTCCTCCTTGGATACAAAGCCCGGCCAGGATAATGCAGAGTTTAAGAAGTTAACCACACCACAATTATTTTTGTGTACTTTATACAAAGAGGCACTCGCTGGACGTGATCGCTACTTTGCTCTGGCAGTTGGATCGAGTACAATTGGTGGTATCATTGGATGGCCATTCTGCCTTGTTCTAACAGCACCATTTGTTTTGTATGTTGTCATAAGCATACTGGCTAGAAAGTCACCTTTAAAGCCATTGTCCACTATTAATAGCAAAAGGTGGGCcttatttatatactttttaGCCGGTATTGCCTGTGTGTATATGGTCACTTGGACGGGGCTTGAGATTGATTCTCTCTTTTATAACAAAAGAACTATTGTTCCATTAAATATTGTTCTCTACAATGTGTTACATGCAACAAAAGAGTCTGGtccaaatatttttggtATTGAATCTTCATCATACTATTTTCTAAATTTGCTACTCAACTATcatgttatttttttgtttgctcTTGCAAACTTActcacattttcttcagGTCATTTCAAGATGGGATTCAAGGAAGGGCTTGCTGCATATAGATTACCCCTTTTGCTTTGGCTAACTATTTTTACTCTCCAGCCCCataaggaagaaagatttATGTTTCCTGCTTATCACATGATTTCTATAAGTGCAGCTTCATTTGCTtcgaaaatttttaagATCGTTGTTTCTAAGAAGAAGGGAATATGTTATCATATTGCACGTTTCGTATTTTTGCTCGTTGTTGTTCTTGGAGGAATCTTAAGAATTACTTCATTAGTTGAAAATTATGGAGCTCCATTATCTGCTTTCAAAGCCTTGTCTTCTCATGATACAATTGTTTATGATGCAGATTCGACGACAATTGAAAACGTTTGCATTGGCAGAGAATGGTATCATTATCcttcatccttctttttgaagtCAAATCAGCGTCTTCGTTACGTTGAAAATGGCTTTAGAGGTATGTTACCGGGTGATTTTATTGAACCTGGCAGCCATACATTTGGCGGAATTAGAAACTCGACGAGAGTAGATCAGGAGGGATTTAATAATCTTAATCATTATAATCCAGATTTTGCCAATGCAAAGCTTGATCAATGCgattattttattgataTTAATATGCCTGTGAATGCAGATCTTGGTGAGATTTCTGtttttgatgaagaaggatcCTCAATTCTTCCTGGGTGGCAGACTATACGATGTGAAAAAATGATCGACCCAGATAATTCTTTTGGTCTTGCTAAGCTCATTCATATTCCGCTTAATGAGATTCAAAAGcttaaaattttcaagcaaAGATTGGATGAATGTCGTGTTGTTAAGAAGGTCAGAGCTTCAAAAGTTTACTCTTGTTTGTTTGACTCCAAAATTTATGAATTTTTGATGCACAGGAGTATCATCCAGCAAATTATGAACTCGAATCTCTACAAATCTTATGTTATTGCTTCATTATCAAACTATGTTCGTGGTATTTGGCGACATTTAGTCAGTAATTATCCTGGGAAAGTTGTGTATCATAACTTCTGTGTTGCTAGACGTGTTTGAGTATGAGTGCGATATACATCGCATGAAACTCGTGTATAATCTATATACATCCTTTCTTGGAATGTGCTTTTTTAAAGAATTATATAGATATGTAGATATATCAGCAAATATTCTTACTCGAATTTTATTAAGCTTATGTGCGGTTGGTCCTCCGGCTCTTGCAGCGTGGTTTTTGATTCgtcatcatttttatttgaagttATTCCTTGGGGTAAATACTTCATTAAATCCCCAATTTgtatcttcctcctctcaGAAACTCCAACAACATACATTTTAAAGACCTCGGGAgaaattttcattaatttaTGCAATTTGTCCCGTACGTAACTCCGAAATTTGTTGTCATCGATAGTAGAAAACCATAACATAACAGGAATGAATACAGAGTATGCTGTCAATAATCTATTGTCATTTTTGGATAATCTTCTTATAAATGCAACCAAAATCTCAACCATGAGTCTAGGTTCCTGAATTTCATTTACTTCCGATCCTATTACATTAATAATTTCGGGAATTAATTTTGACAATAAAATTTCACGTGAAGGGctgtttctttcttttatcaAAATGTTTATGGTACGTGTTGTCAATGCCACTATGCTTGCATCTTCTGACTTGAGTCCCGTAATCAAAAATctgcaaatattatcaaaGTCATTTTCTCTTAAAGTCATATTATTGATCGTCGAAACGAGAATTAATATAGTAATCAATGAGTCTTCATCGTTAATCTCAAGTTGATCATTAATTGTTGTAAAAAAGTTCGTGACATTGATATCTTCTGGATCCACAGCTGCAAAATCTGATAAAATTCGTTTTAATGAAGGTAACAACGTcgaaataatttttttgtttctgaaCTTATAGATCAATGTGAGCATGTAGAGTGTGCACGAAAGAACATCAATCTGCATAACTTCTGGAAGAAATTGTGCCATTTCAACTACTGTATCAAAAGACTCTTTCAGCAGTTTGATGTCAGAATCTGTCATTTCAACATGGTCATGAGTAACTTTACCATCCTTCAAAAAAGGTAGAATATTGGTAATATGGAGAATATTCAATCTAATAAGTTCAAAAAGTTCATCCACATCATTTGATACTTCCCTCCCCGTTGAACTTGATGTTTCCTCACGCttaaaataattttcaaaaatagtCTTCGAAAGCCTTATAATTTCGAGTTTAACATTATAActggaaacaaaaatgagcCGGTCAAAAAGGTCGATAAATTCCCCAAAGACCAACCTTTTGAATAAAATTGTCAAGGCGATGTCCACACTAAAGAGCTCGTCCAAAGATCGAATAATTATGACCTCAAGCTGATCATCTCCAACTCGATTGCTTGATGATAGCTGTATTAAAGTTTCAATGCACTGAGCCAAAACAACCAAAACGAAATTTGCCGATTCATCCCCCatcaaatccaaaaaatttttaggGTTTTCTGCTACTGTTTGAGTAGATGCCTTTAAAATGCTTATCCAGCAATGGTTATTAAATATTCCACGAACTTCATTCTTGGTGTTGAAGTCTCTTTCCCCGTACTTTTTAATAGCGTAGTTTCTTAATGAATAAAACCATAACGGAACAAGAATATTGTTATATTTGTGAACCAATGCAGTTAGAGCAGTATCATCCTTGTTACCTTCTGTCTTTATATAAGCCCATGATTGTAAAAGGTAATACCAaaccttttcttttgagtTCTGCGTACTAATTTGAAGCTTTCCAATCTTTATGATATTCTCCCCCGTAGAAGAAGTAAAAGAATTATTAATTGCCATATTTTCCAATGCAGAGGTCAAAATCTGAAGAACTCTTCCGACACGGGTAACAGGCGTTACACCGGTAGTGATTAATTTTGATAGAAGTAAAATTGCCTCAGAAACTATGTCTGCGTTTGAGCCCTCTTCAAATGCTGGGGAAATAGCGGCAATTATTTGAGCCTGCTGCTGGCAAAGTAgactttcattttttgtcgCCGGATCCTTAACATTGGCGTATATATCTATCAAATTCTGTAGAAGTTTTAAAGATGCAAGTCTTAATGTTGGCATGCCTGATGTGGTACCAATAAATGAGATTCTAACCAAATCAGATATTTTTCTAGCAAGCTTGTTCCTTAATGAAGTGTCTCTTCTAGCATATTCCAGAGTCTCattcaacatcaaaattaTGCGCAAGCGAAATTCCCAGTTGGTATCCGCAAGCTTCAAACTGAAAGGATTAAGTGATAATGTTTTAGTATTCAAATCACCCTTTAGTCCTGATGACTTTGTTTTCTCGCTGTTTTCCGCGCCATCAGTGTTGACATTGAGTGCTTCCTGATTTCCTTCAAATATGTCATCAGACTCTTCGCTATATTTTCTTGAGGTCTGGCCATTATTGTGAGAAGAATCGTCACCTTTTTGAACAGTTCCTGTATCTTCTGCTATCTGTGAAATAGTAATTTTTGGAATAGTACCGTCGCTTTCTATCCTAATTTTAAAGGCGTCCAAGACAATTTTCCATAAatcaaacttttttgaaTCGAAGTAATCCACAAGTTTCGCAACCCATTCAGCCTTATCCGACCCAGACTGTCCAATTAAAGATCTTAATATGTTCCAAGATTGCAGACAACCGTGTTTAGTTTCCAAGCATATCCAAAGGAGGTCTTCAATTCTTGATGgtaatttcaaaatatccGAAtgaatcttcaaaaattgCTGAAGATATTCTAGGCACATTCCGCGTATTCTCACACTGGTTGTCACCGGATAAAGAGTTCCAATTCTCAATTCTTCCCCTGAAGCCTCGAGTGGCATGCATGTTAACGAGCCATTGTAAATTCCAATCGCAAAACTATTTTGTAAAAGGAACTCCAAGTAATGAAGATGAACCGATCCCAAAAAAAGAGTTCTGTCAAACACAACTAATTCCTCTAAGCACTTTAGCATTTCTCTGGAAACAGCTAAAACATGATCTTCATTGAGATATAGCAATGCaataattaaatttttcaatagaGTCTTGTGTTCCAAGCTCCAAGTAGAAATCAAAGGCCCGGAAAATCCAACTACCTTTCTAATAACTTTACCGACAAGAACTTCGGAACAAAGGTAGTCTCGACAATTCATATTGCAGCAAACAGTGGTAGGAGAGGATATTCCAAATCTATCATCAATCCAGACTTTTGCCAAAACGTCGAGTGTTTTCCATATGTACGATAAGCTTAAATTTGTAGGAGACTGCGAACTAATAATAATGCTTAATGCATCCATTGAAGCGCTATGAACGACCGGGTGCGGATCTATGCAAAGCATCATCAATATCTGGAGTGCCTGTGGAGAACATGGAATCTTACTTGAGCTAATGATTTCTGTCAACGATTTTACATCAAATGCTCGTATTAATGgatttttatcttcaattATGGACCTCGTTGTAGAAGAAATGATGGATTGCAACTTCTCACCTGTGTCTATGCGTCTTGTCAAAGCGGCAATCAATCCAATACTTCGGGAATTTATTTCTGACAAATATGAGTCCTCATTGTCAAAATCCTTTAAAGTCCTAGATAATGGTTCCAAAACAGCTACCGAGATAATACT
It includes:
- a CDS encoding uncharacterized protein (BUSCO:EOG09260C5W), with the translated sequence MKQSMIHQDLAFDYLELKISVDDSSEAINSAQTAIFQYLTKVLLLYEENEIGKYKTEEYKYVSDQLMNLLLFLKKDHAKKGAPNFMTVNLYRLLGRDLSASYYTLLQETDTKFSSKLSNAVNTLTEVFIRGGNKISMHGNWYNCFKHGAVIILQFLFERFNGFLNSYKEEMLTALYKHLVKCYDNYNAAVEDHIFRANYVSDMMKLINVILSNDNNSNTLNEKLLTRLFKLCKNILSQDSNDHPIFPVPSLIQAVDITSILLKSDRYLSGISSKKARSRPDYFLITSSKYLERTISCFKTDHKELKLIVAKNLADILTFNYIKFGVNLRNPRGALKCCLSFITDRYTHINSGDNIQIGMVQTLVQFIAQLNLAYKTGYISVSDSEPANFVASESLQILTEIYHQIFDMTLLNLTRDSSLKEHQFISDKTTEETGFRTLRDLNAFYRCFLQEVGDDADELVILGHLFFKESNLAKSETLSSRTLFTPLCEFKSSKKTYYYWLTLLEFAQLIIEHIGEYLYKHLEDIGETHDNLGTQLAQQLFVLSHCGIPALQWKASEILIQVLQIQPELSHQLIGRAVSEVTSILEVKGNKSTISFEESLGFAFFTASVLTYCRTSSFSPDMDLRIFTLCQGYLKKYASSDFSRGHVGNASSQTMSDTDYQKQVTSWILLSGLFNYGAKEKYQENIFWIDSTQILQIWKSILGRSLPDWIARDAIADGQSNINYVMEIIKIVEIKTYALTCLSSYIDFAIKCHFGQDKNMPEGILSPELTKNINKMLIHSFSFVKGLFNMFKEAKICLPERLKSSLLTNQVRIYTVLIKIIPYLNVKTDLSSAMFLQVVDDFAGLNPNIFDDGVYQSFLKAKGQQIDQKYDIYETCDRLCYGLTSKFDNFSVQTIKINSISKVYAGIVRGNTTGDIDTSMHLKPVSIFDEYTESWSSRRNSHNLANDYMFLLSNAGRARGYTNDEKYPVRHEIILVDLAIEIFSLIFPSLSTKVQQSIIENIRSSALLNNNKKGNNHDRVIRTAAADTYYFSRKQAIMINSAIAIYDALSYAIQKNVSDSIISVAVLEPLSRTLKDFDNEDSYLSEINSRSIGLIAALTRRIDTGEKLQSIISSTTRSIIEDKNPLIRAFDVKSLTEIISSSKIPCSPQALQILMMLCIDPHPVVHSASMDALSIIISSQSPTNLSLSYIWKTLDVLAKVWIDDRFGISSPTTVCCNMNCRDYLCSEVLVGKVIRKVVGFSGPLISTWSLEHKTLLKNLIIALLYLNEDHVLAVSREMLKCLEELVVFDRTLFLGSVHLHYLEFLLQNSFAIGIYNGSLTCMPLEASGEELRIGTLYPVTTSVRIRGMCLEYLQQFLKIHSDILKLPSRIEDLLWICLETKHGCLQSWNILRSLIGQSGSDKAEWVAKLVDYFDSKKFDLWKIVLDAFKIRIESDGTIPKITISQIAEDTGTVQKGDDSSHNNGQTSRKYSEESDDIFEGNQEALNVNTDGAENSEKTKSSGLKGDLNTKTLSLNPFSLKLADTNWEFRLRIILMLNETLEYARRDTSLRNKLARKISDLVRISFIGTTSGMPTLRLASLKLLQNLIDIYANVKDPATKNESLLCQQQAQIIAAISPAFEEGSNADIVSEAILLLSKLITTGVTPVTRVGRVLQILTSALENMAINNSFTSSTGENIIKIGKLQISTQNSKEKVWYYLLQSWAYIKTEGNKDDTALTALVHKYNNILVPLWFYSLRNYAIKKYGERDFNTKNEVRGIFNNHCWISILKASTQTVAENPKNFLDLMGDESANFVLVVLAQCIETLIQLSSSNRVGDDQLEVIIIRSLDELFSVDIALTILFKRLVFGEFIDLFDRLIFVSSYNVKLEIIRLSKTIFENYFKREETSSSTGREVSNDVDELFELIRLNILHITNILPFLKDGKVTHDHVEMTDSDIKLLKESFDTVVEMAQFLPEVMQIDVLSCTLYMLTLIYKFRNKKIISTLLPSLKRILSDFAAVDPEDINVTNFFTTINDQLEINDEDSLITILILVSTINNMTLRENDFDNICRFLITGLKSEDASIVALTTRTINILIKERNSPSREILLSKLIPEIINVIGSEVNEIQEPRLMVEILVAFIRRLSKNDNRLLTAYSVFIPVMLWFSTIDDNKFRSYVRDKLHKLMKISPEVFKMYVVGVSERRKIQIGDLMKYLPQGITSNKNDDESKTTLQEPEDQPHISLIKFE
- a CDS encoding uncharacterized protein (SECRETED:SignalP(1-21)~BUSCO:EOG09261FM4~CAZy:GT22) produces the protein MSNTNVGFLLTLSLIATRLYAVFNSIISDCDEVYNYWEPLNFLTRYFGKKTWEYQPEYSIRSWTYLLPYALLKYPLNWLQKSLELSGAFVRGAIPAYSYFYLVRLVLAVAFSFAECYLADALTLVSGELSNWFLIFEIFSPGVFQASVSLLPSSFALIFGMFSTASIIKYFRYDMFSHRIEDDFAQSIEKEGVSSKQEVENTEHSDSIIPDSTSDSIETSSLDTKPGQDNAEFKKLTTPQLFLCTLYKEALAGRDRYFALAVGSSTIGGIIGWPFCLVLTAPFVLYVVISILARKSPLKPLSTINSKRWALFIYFLAGIACVYMVTWTGLEIDSLFYNKRTIVPLNIVLYNVLHATKESGPNIFGIESSSYYFLNLLLNYHVIFLFALANLLTFSSGHFKMGFKEGLAAYRLPLLLWLTIFTLQPHKEERFMFPAYHMISISAASFASKIFKIVVSKKKGICYHIARFVFLLVVVLGGILRITSLVENYGAPLSAFKALSSHDTIVYDADSTTIENVCIGREWYHYPSSFFLKSNQRLRYVENGFRGMLPGDFIEPGSHTFGGIRNSTRVDQEGFNNLNHYNPDFANAKLDQCDYFIDINMPVNADLGEISVFDEEGSSILPGWQTIRCEKMIDPDNSFGLAKLIHIPLNEIQKLKIFKQRLDECRVVKKVRASKVYSCLFDSKIYEFLMHRSIIQQIMNSNLYKSYVIASLSNYVRGIWRHLVSNYPGKVVYHNFCVARRV